The stretch of DNA CAATTTCGAACTGCAGCTGACCTCGCTGGACGCCAACATCGACCTCAACCAGTTGCTGGGCAAGCCCATGAGCCTGAACCTGCAACTGGCGGACGGTGGCGAGCGGCACTTCCACGGCATCGTCGCCCGCTGCAGCCAGAACATCGACCAGGGCCAGTTCGCCAGCTATCAGGTGACTTTGCGCCCGTGGTTGTGGCTGCTGAGCCGCACCTCCGACTGCCGGATTTTCCAGAACCTGAGCATCCCGCAGATCATCAAGCAGGTGTTTCGCGACCTGGGTTTTTCCGACTTCGAAGACGCCTTGAGCCGCCCGTACCGCGAGTGGGAATACTGCGTGCAGTACCGCGAGACCAGCTTCGATTTCGTCAGCCGCCTGATGGAACAGGAAGGCATCTACTACTTCTTCCGCCACGAGCAGGACCGCCACGTGCTGGTGCTGGCCGATGCCTACGGTGCCCACGCCAACGTGCCCGGCTACGCCTCGGTGCCTTACTACCCCAAGGACGAGCAGCAGCGCGAACGCGACCATATGCACAACTGGCACCTGGCACAGGAAGTACAACCCGGCTCCCTTGAGCTCAACGACTACGACTTCCAGCGTCCCAGCGCGAGCATCGACGTACGCTCGGCCATGCCGCGCCCGCACACCGCCGGCGACTACCCGCTATACGACTACCCCGGCACCTACGTCAAAAGCGAAGACGGCGAACACTACGCCCGCACCCGCATCGAAGCCCTGCAAACCCTGCACGAACAAGTGGAGTTCAGCGGCAATGCGCGCGGCCTGGGTTCCGGCCACCTGTTCAGCCTCACCGGCTTCAGTCGCCGCGACCAGAACCGCGAATACCTGATCGTCGGCGCCCGCTACTACATCTCCCAGGAAAGCCTCGAAAGCGGCGGTGGCGCGCCTTCGGCGCAGTTCGAAAGCACCCTTACCTGCATCGACGCGCAACAGAGTTTCCGCCCACTGGCCAACACCTACCGGCCCATCGTCAAAGGCCCGCAGACCGCGCTGGTGGTGGGCCCCAAGGGCGAAGAAATCTGGACCGACCAATATGGCCGGGTCAAGGTGCATTTCTATTGGGACCGCCACGACCAGTCCAACGAAAACAGCTCATGCTGGATTCGCGTATCGCAGTCCTGGGCCGGAAAAAACTGGGGCTCGATGCAGATCCCACGGATCGGCCAGGAAGTGATTGTGAGCTTCCTGGAAGGCGATCCAGACCGGCCGATCATCACCGGCCGGGTGTACAACGCCGAGCAGACCGTGCCTTACGACTTGCCGGAAAACGCCACCCAAAGCGGGATGAAAAGCCGCTCCAGCAAAGGCGGCACACCGGCCAACTTCAATGAAATCCGCATGGAGGACAAGAAGGGGTTGGAGCAGCTGTACATCCATGCCGAGCGTAATCAGGACATCGTAGTGGAGGTGGATGAAAGCCATTCGGTGGGGCATGACCGGAACAAGAGTATTGGGCATAACGAGACGGTGACGATTGGGAACAATCGAGTGCGCATCGTCAAGCATCAAGACATCCTCTCGGTGGGCCAGAGAAAGACCGACAGCATCAGCCAGAGCTACGTGATTGAAGTGGGCGAAAACCTGCGATTGGTCTGCGGTAAAAGCATCCTGGAGTTGAACGCCAGCGGGCAGATCAACCTGAGTGGCGTAAATATCAGCTTCCACGCCAGCGGCGATGCCGAATTCAATACCGGCGGCGTCCTGCACCTGAACAACGGCGGCGGCCCCGGCGCAACACCCGATGGTCAGGGCATGAAAGCCAGCATCGACGCCAATATCAAAGCCGCGTTCCCCGCGCCTAAAAGCTCCTGACGAGACCTGTTTTCCATGACGTACCGAATTAACGAATTTCAGTTCCAACTGCCGGCCGGCGAGCTGCAGGACGCTACGATCAATATCCTCAAGTTCCCCGAGCTGGGCACTTCCTTGATCATCAGCCGCAGCTTCCTCACCGATGGCGAAACCCTGCACAGCAACTTCGACGAACAGCTCAAACGCCTGGAAAAACAGGTGCAGGATTTGCGCTATCAACCGGGCGTCGGTGTCCGTCTAGGTGCAACAAAGGAAGTAGAAGGCATAGAGCTCCGCAGCCAGTTCAGCAAGGGCAGTGACAAGGTGTTCCAGTACCAACTGGCTCTGGTAATCCCGGGCACACGCAAGATGCTCGCCTTGAGTTATGTGAAGGCAGACAAGCTGGGCGATGCCGAGGCGGCGCACTGGGCGACGATCAAA from Pseudomonas sp. NC02 encodes:
- a CDS encoding type VI secretion system Vgr family protein, which codes for MLFNQASRLAKITSPLGPDVLLLNEMGGGEELGRLFNFELQLTSLDANIDLNQLLGKPMSLNLQLADGGERHFHGIVARCSQNIDQGQFASYQVTLRPWLWLLSRTSDCRIFQNLSIPQIIKQVFRDLGFSDFEDALSRPYREWEYCVQYRETSFDFVSRLMEQEGIYYFFRHEQDRHVLVLADAYGAHANVPGYASVPYYPKDEQQRERDHMHNWHLAQEVQPGSLELNDYDFQRPSASIDVRSAMPRPHTAGDYPLYDYPGTYVKSEDGEHYARTRIEALQTLHEQVEFSGNARGLGSGHLFSLTGFSRRDQNREYLIVGARYYISQESLESGGGAPSAQFESTLTCIDAQQSFRPLANTYRPIVKGPQTALVVGPKGEEIWTDQYGRVKVHFYWDRHDQSNENSSCWIRVSQSWAGKNWGSMQIPRIGQEVIVSFLEGDPDRPIITGRVYNAEQTVPYDLPENATQSGMKSRSSKGGTPANFNEIRMEDKKGLEQLYIHAERNQDIVVEVDESHSVGHDRNKSIGHNETVTIGNNRVRIVKHQDILSVGQRKTDSISQSYVIEVGENLRLVCGKSILELNASGQINLSGVNISFHASGDAEFNTGGVLHLNNGGGPGATPDGQGMKASIDANIKAAFPAPKSS
- a CDS encoding DcrB-related protein, with amino-acid sequence MTYRINEFQFQLPAGELQDATINILKFPELGTSLIISRSFLTDGETLHSNFDEQLKRLEKQVQDLRYQPGVGVRLGATKEVEGIELRSQFSKGSDKVFQYQLALVIPGTRKMLALSYVKADKLGDAEAAHWATIKNSLSFDAIS